The Fibrobacter sp. UWT2 genome window below encodes:
- a CDS encoding DUF4423 domain-containing protein, producing MLNIDEISDYRDLLKNYYTQRKLDMPLYSYKMMGQKLGLDTSQVFRVLNKELHLPNRSIPLAKDLLDLKGRKGELFEILVAASKTKSPAKKDKLYKMALALQDVDLRKLSASEYLFLSKWWIPVVRALIEMNGGHAEVSHLVKQISPTVSEDQVREAITVLKDLKLITPLASERYAATTANFTSAGSATKTAAIRSYQNQLLALAQNSLIAVEPAQRNISSLLVGVDEDCFADLNEMTLEFRRQVQRRVAEVNKPNRAMQFVFALYPVADISNDPRTKKEG from the coding sequence ATGCTCAACATTGACGAAATAAGCGATTACAGGGACTTGCTCAAGAATTACTATACCCAGCGCAAGCTGGATATGCCGCTGTATTCCTATAAAATGATGGGCCAAAAGCTCGGGCTCGACACGAGTCAGGTTTTCCGCGTGCTGAACAAGGAACTGCACCTGCCGAACCGCAGCATTCCCTTGGCAAAAGACTTGCTCGACCTGAAGGGCCGCAAGGGCGAACTTTTCGAAATCCTGGTGGCCGCCTCCAAGACCAAGTCCCCCGCCAAAAAGGACAAGCTTTATAAAATGGCGCTCGCCTTGCAAGATGTGGACTTGCGCAAGCTGAGTGCAAGCGAATACCTGTTCCTAAGCAAGTGGTGGATTCCCGTGGTGCGCGCCCTGATTGAAATGAACGGCGGGCATGCCGAAGTTTCGCACCTGGTCAAGCAGATTTCTCCGACGGTTTCCGAAGACCAAGTCCGCGAAGCCATAACCGTTTTGAAGGATTTAAAGCTCATTACGCCGCTTGCCTCGGAACGCTACGCCGCAACAACTGCTAACTTTACATCGGCAGGGTCAGCCACAAAGACCGCCGCCATCCGCAGCTACCAGAATCAACTTTTGGCGCTCGCGCAGAACTCCCTGATTGCAGTGGAACCTGCCCAGCGCAATATTTCTTCGCTGCTGGTGGGAGTCGATGAGGACTGCTTTGCCGACTTGAACGAAATGACTCTGGAGTTCAGGCGCCAGGTACAACGCAGAGTGGCCGAGGTCAACAAGCCTAACCGCGCTATGCAGTTTGTATTTGCGCTTTACCCGGTGGCCGACATTTCTAACGATCCACGAACCAAGAAAGAGGGGTAA
- a CDS encoding arabinofuranosidase catalytic domain-containing protein: protein MKYNSFLTVLALVAPTMVLAKEGPCDIYAKANTPCVAAHSLTRALFGEYNGNLYQVRRADGATKDIPLEEKGGYVNSSVQDEFCKGSRCTISIIYDQSEYKNDLKKSPVVYWLKEGGKEAIADKAPIYINGRKAYGFYRDAWSATGYRNNNTKGVATGDEEESMYMVVDGRHYNDLCCFNYGNAETTGNDDGPGTMECIYFGSDKDWGGPGQGNGPWVAADLEDGVFKGNDAGWQWGKTHTTPWPDALSIEADYVTAMLKGPNDGTFKLKGGSAQKGTLNTMWDGPRKRGYSPRKLQGAIVLGNGGDGSDGGAGTFFEGVMTIGNPPDSVDDLVQANIVAAGYGSKIDIFKKVEIEPFKDTLTIPGKIEVENYDKGGNGRGFLDSDIENENSLYRDDNAGLDSAEGAIIYGWGYADDWLRYTVKASKNDSLTLTARVASPSDSTFFSVLVDEKKVVTVMVPNTGDWKTFETVAVSVPAIAEGAHVLKIKIDKPYFNLDWIEFTIAKSTTQMPRFKSNFTSTPQTATVYDVLGNRVITFRADEKTIYRAWDKVRMNLPNGIYVIKTNNKIVRAVKTK, encoded by the coding sequence ATGAAATACAATTCATTTTTGACAGTGCTGGCGCTTGTGGCGCCCACCATGGTCTTGGCCAAAGAAGGCCCCTGTGACATTTACGCAAAGGCAAACACCCCGTGCGTGGCGGCGCATAGTTTGACGCGCGCGCTTTTCGGGGAGTATAATGGCAACCTGTACCAGGTTCGTCGAGCCGATGGAGCCACTAAAGATATTCCGCTCGAAGAAAAGGGCGGGTATGTCAATTCCTCGGTGCAAGACGAATTCTGCAAAGGTTCCAGGTGTACCATCTCGATCATTTACGACCAGTCGGAATACAAGAACGACCTGAAAAAATCGCCCGTGGTATACTGGCTTAAAGAAGGCGGTAAAGAGGCGATTGCGGACAAGGCTCCCATTTACATTAACGGGCGCAAGGCTTATGGCTTTTATCGCGACGCCTGGTCTGCCACCGGTTACCGCAATAACAATACCAAAGGTGTAGCCACCGGCGACGAAGAAGAATCCATGTACATGGTCGTTGACGGCAGACATTACAACGACTTGTGCTGTTTCAACTACGGAAATGCAGAAACAACCGGTAACGATGACGGCCCTGGAACCATGGAATGCATCTACTTCGGAAGCGACAAGGACTGGGGCGGTCCAGGACAAGGAAACGGTCCGTGGGTTGCCGCCGACTTGGAAGACGGCGTATTCAAGGGAAACGATGCTGGTTGGCAATGGGGCAAGACCCATACAACACCGTGGCCAGACGCACTTTCTATTGAAGCAGACTATGTGACCGCCATGCTCAAAGGACCGAATGACGGAACGTTCAAGCTCAAGGGCGGCAGCGCTCAAAAAGGAACCCTCAACACCATGTGGGACGGACCGCGCAAAAGAGGCTACAGCCCACGCAAGCTGCAAGGCGCCATCGTGCTCGGCAATGGCGGTGACGGCAGCGACGGCGGTGCAGGAACGTTCTTCGAAGGTGTGATGACCATCGGAAACCCGCCCGATTCCGTTGACGATTTGGTACAGGCAAACATCGTTGCCGCCGGTTACGGAAGCAAAATTGACATTTTCAAAAAAGTCGAAATTGAACCGTTCAAAGATACACTTACCATCCCCGGAAAAATCGAAGTCGAGAACTATGATAAAGGCGGCAACGGCCGCGGATTCCTGGACAGCGATATCGAAAACGAAAACAGCCTCTACCGCGATGACAACGCAGGCCTCGACAGCGCAGAAGGCGCCATCATTTACGGCTGGGGTTATGCCGATGACTGGTTACGTTACACGGTAAAAGCGTCCAAGAACGACTCGCTCACGCTCACGGCGCGCGTCGCCTCCCCAAGCGATAGCACATTCTTCTCCGTACTCGTTGACGAGAAAAAAGTCGTCACCGTGATGGTCCCGAATACCGGCGACTGGAAGACGTTTGAAACGGTTGCGGTTTCCGTGCCCGCAATTGCAGAAGGTGCGCATGTGCTAAAAATAAAGATTGACAAGCCGTACTTCAATCTCGACTGGATTGAATTTACAATCGCAAAATCCACCACCCAAATGCCGAGATTCAAAAGCAACTTCACTTCAACACCACAAACGGCTACCGTATATGACGTTCTCGGAAATCGCGTTATCACTTTCCGTGCAGATGAAAAGACGATATATAGAGCATGGGATAAAGTTCGTATGAATCTTCCCAACGGAATTTATGTCATCAAAACGAACAATAAAATTGTCCGAGCAGTAAAGACAAAATAA
- a CDS encoding fumarate hydratase, whose protein sequence is MAFKYEATVQHGEDTTEYVNLGKEGVSVAEFEGKKILKVSKEALTKIAQAAFEEVEFCLRPAHTAKVAKILQDPEASDNDKFVALTMLKNACVAAKGILPFCQDTGTAICVAHKGQQVWTGFDDAEAISEGVYNAYTTKNLRYSQIAPLTMYEEKNTGCNLPAQIDIHAEEGAEMKFLFVAKGGGSANKTYYWPMTKALLNPKSLEKFLAEKVKTLGTAACPPYHLAIVIGGTSAEMNTHMVKLASCGYLDDIPTSGSEGGRIFRDLEMEEKVLHICQKTGIGAQFGGKYLVHDVRVIRAPRHAASCPVSIGVSCSADRNIKAKIDENGLWLEKMEHHPENYIPAGNAVNLAPAVEIDLDRPMKEVLADLTKYPVKTRLSLKGTMIVARDMAHAKIAEIFDKQERGEELTDEEKTVLKVVSDHPIYYAGPAKTPAGMPTGSFGPTTANRMDPYVMRFQSKGASMIMVAKGNRSQDVTDACKKYGGFFLGSIGGPAAILAEQNILSNDIVAFPELGMEAIRKITIKDFPAFILVDDKGNNFFEGLI, encoded by the coding sequence ATGGCATTCAAATACGAAGCTACCGTCCAGCACGGTGAAGATACTACCGAATACGTGAACCTCGGCAAGGAAGGCGTTTCCGTCGCCGAATTCGAAGGCAAGAAGATTCTCAAGGTTTCCAAGGAAGCCCTGACGAAGATCGCCCAGGCCGCTTTCGAAGAAGTTGAATTCTGCCTCCGTCCGGCCCACACGGCCAAGGTCGCGAAGATTCTCCAGGATCCGGAAGCTTCGGACAACGACAAGTTTGTCGCCCTCACCATGCTCAAGAACGCCTGCGTTGCCGCCAAGGGCATCCTCCCGTTCTGCCAGGACACCGGTACGGCTATTTGCGTTGCCCACAAGGGCCAGCAGGTCTGGACGGGTTTCGACGATGCCGAAGCGATTTCTGAAGGTGTCTACAACGCTTACACCACCAAGAACCTTCGCTACAGCCAGATTGCTCCCTTGACGATGTACGAAGAAAAGAACACCGGTTGCAACCTCCCGGCTCAGATTGATATCCACGCTGAAGAAGGTGCCGAAATGAAGTTCTTGTTCGTCGCTAAGGGCGGTGGCTCTGCTAACAAGACTTACTACTGGCCGATGACCAAGGCGCTCCTCAACCCGAAGTCCTTGGAAAAGTTCCTTGCTGAAAAGGTGAAAACTCTCGGTACAGCCGCTTGCCCTCCGTACCATCTCGCCATCGTGATTGGTGGTACCTCTGCCGAAATGAACACCCACATGGTGAAGCTCGCTAGCTGCGGCTACCTCGACGATATTCCGACGAGCGGTTCTGAAGGCGGCCGTATTTTCCGCGACCTTGAAATGGAAGAAAAGGTTCTCCACATTTGCCAGAAGACGGGCATTGGCGCCCAGTTCGGCGGCAAGTACCTGGTGCACGATGTTCGCGTGATCCGCGCTCCGCGTCATGCAGCAAGCTGCCCAGTTTCTATCGGCGTCAGCTGCTCTGCTGACCGTAACATCAAGGCAAAGATTGACGAAAACGGCCTCTGGCTCGAAAAGATGGAACACCATCCGGAAAACTACATCCCGGCTGGCAACGCCGTGAACCTCGCTCCGGCTGTTGAAATTGACCTCGACCGTCCGATGAAGGAAGTGCTCGCCGACCTCACCAAGTATCCGGTGAAGACTCGCCTTAGCCTCAAGGGCACGATGATTGTGGCCCGCGACATGGCACACGCGAAGATTGCCGAAATCTTCGACAAGCAGGAACGCGGCGAAGAACTCACGGACGAAGAAAAGACCGTATTGAAGGTTGTTTCTGACCACCCGATTTACTACGCCGGCCCGGCCAAGACTCCGGCAGGCATGCCCACGGGTAGCTTCGGCCCGACGACGGCTAACCGCATGGACCCGTACGTGATGCGCTTCCAGAGCAAGGGTGCTTCGATGATCATGGTCGCCAAGGGCAACCGCTCTCAGGACGTGACCGACGCCTGCAAGAAGTACGGTGGATTCTTCCTCGGCTCTATCGGCGGTCCGGCAGCCATCCTCGCTGAACAGAACATTCTGAGCAACGACATCGTGGCTTTCCCGGAACTCGGCATGGAAGCCATCCGCAAGATTACCATCAAGGACTTCCCCGCATTCATCCTCGTGGATGACAAGGGCAACAACTTCTTTGAAGGACTGATTTAA
- a CDS encoding glycoside hydrolase family 9 protein, with amino-acid sequence MPVKKNLFAALTIAAFVSFAFAAEQEQPTPYDLIRPVYPLTWDTTVFDHYDTTVTKKHNMVPKNRTPASYVPNALIPDTLNQAYLDAINYRMSPIRINQAGYLESDPEKQFYYVGTATTFEVVDIDGNSLNPKVTGSLASSGFQTSSDWTIIAGTNAATNDQKRYQVDITGQSGIIQVGHIPGNVPTDTRLRIKVGNDISSTFIVSDKVYSMVKDAALKFYGINRSGDGDSWFHPASHMKDGAGAVVTGAADVRDQYNAALAGTLQGGYYDCGDHLKESQTQMYAFMVAAVLAATNADADEDHYAFNHGETVNKDGVPDMMREAKHGADYVLRAYVRAKGVIDDMALSVGNFGSDHGWWGRPENSDLLPVDGSAAATDRGGPMSRTVRLGEIGANIGGETAAGLALVGKLYSDYKDPKYEAFADSCLKVAKEMYEFAKSMAQGKTYKNNTEAAGWSSPAYNGNNEYFDDLALASVALWYATGDSKYGDDAIRSKTLGTTVPQSFMENCVGCFDGGWFVTDNKGFLKNVKNTSWANAYAYATYALYKLILADENKAINEFGLTKEERLNAIEDCIMSMIHNLADVSAGTATIVLPRKDPSNYMIQDIGWKGNEVKYDPIWFSMQTDQTWIYNRYQAGNIFEVLAYADVAKDIEKQNLALPNLGTPDWKSDEMHQLGINQLNYLLGVNPWDVSYILGVGDKNDAHPHHRAANPEGKNQPGAGYKYRPPVGALYGGVTPGATNSMVPDNKSWEDYHKSETCIDAAATLVSSGMLAAAKFDRTIAPGVSVEIRHVSMDSAIVVVKLSTRGTASLYYGIDEASMTETAVPDDNAAGVQHEIILRGLQPGTAYHFYAVGQNAYVPENLTIKYMVDSTKTPFSFTTLNTVESAQITNVTVCNMFGDSAEIMWYTPNGEYESKIYWDTVPHATASEYAFNSGASNADVSGIPTKFHYVKIGGLKEKTTYYYMVESNGQFTNVDEKTGEMLKFTTPVGWYDFSVRAYQYDFGGTEFLNLNIYNNEARPFDSLTLRMYFTALPEEVEKCATLIDSDICQAYDEAGFNKPCENDRELRDLMRAALPVRLDDTYDATTGKYSYYFPVPLGSSIIKSQSRLRVDLTYSSGISNDNYQTCETLRSAAKKHMDKKTDWSWAPHKFLDDGADYDGMPYEDKDYGDIDGEIPVNPYIVVYRKDEFIWGYSPSAQEMSTKRAHYKMDVNFDAPFNVSNNSYVQIDQTSSTVYVKGYAQVSEQGYITRIWANGQEIKTVIDRIGDEIFLLDYENHEIIAHYNVTSGNGTIDSTGLWTLNIPVKMKIGSNKIDLTLFAGANPECEECAENGGCAFINRTYYVQFTRGNLTASSLTIKDEAGNPVASPADPSNTRFYVYLNDKDKAGTSAPIEVLVINNKKSDTLKVKMVEDASNPGSFKSANAITATSIAPEARNNTQISFFAGDTIQVIYIDPDDEEDVSKQSFFAESKYPEPTKVLAQDSDCDNIADKLVVTFSNALTSDYSFDSIRVYLPGMADTVTLKVDPASALDQSDVVVDLPATLGIEENAAPAGMSTVYMKAEGATNASRMAISDGILPQLMSVTILENPNREYPEDTVMIAFTEPVILNSASTWPLDIVGVTGAAISVVGKATTTNDGKSWMFAITGNTDGAFVKEGATVMVKGNQVADKALNVLDPTLICKTVKVAETPRPVPVTLAEMRDHEGDGYPDELYMKFAKKLRDKDMLDSFVVEWGLKGEVRSMLPEWEHTFEYGTHEETKMAADSSLATVTIADTFSVITIKLTPANTFAYGSTTGAYDGYGRVTPRLGPEGGFFDKYYPIVDKCPPVILTAVWQGFDVGDDSYGSQDYVTLTLSEPLDTVPTGAYVVERKREANAGVFFSPKQNPSLSLTYMTHSTSAKLGYKHKYNEAIWIADSVRLVSDPEASYFKDLFGQYAGYATPWVPVTGSVSKIKFTITTVDGVTKSRNANAMYYGGVPMDPNVNFRLTTLNKSNETVVVAEGNSKLHDVISSPIRNYVHGGPVFMVEIALPDVLDKTELGEAKRDYDVKLEMDIFNNMGSYVNRATYSFKSSQLQEYISASSTLTLYLEWCAPEDYPKSADGKKIGTGPYIAKFNTKAKSEYLPQKADEGDRTETFKDSDTFTRTFGFRRAKN; translated from the coding sequence GTGCCCGTTAAAAAGAATCTGTTTGCCGCGCTTACTATAGCTGCGTTTGTTTCGTTTGCCTTTGCCGCCGAGCAAGAGCAGCCTACGCCCTACGACCTGATTCGCCCGGTCTACCCGCTTACGTGGGATACGACCGTCTTTGATCATTACGACACGACGGTGACCAAGAAGCACAATATGGTGCCCAAGAACCGCACTCCTGCCTCTTACGTACCGAACGCCTTGATTCCCGATACCTTGAACCAGGCTTATTTGGATGCGATTAACTACCGTATGTCGCCGATTCGTATTAACCAGGCCGGTTACTTGGAAAGCGACCCTGAAAAGCAATTCTACTACGTGGGTACGGCGACGACGTTCGAAGTGGTCGATATTGACGGTAATTCCCTGAACCCGAAGGTGACAGGTTCTTTAGCCAGTAGCGGTTTCCAGACCTCTTCGGATTGGACTATCATTGCCGGTACTAATGCGGCTACGAATGACCAGAAGCGTTACCAGGTGGATATTACGGGACAGTCCGGTATTATTCAGGTGGGTCACATTCCTGGTAACGTTCCGACGGATACCCGTTTGCGCATCAAGGTCGGAAATGATATTTCGAGTACCTTCATTGTGAGTGACAAGGTGTATTCCATGGTGAAGGATGCTGCCCTCAAGTTCTACGGCATTAACCGTAGTGGTGATGGTGATTCCTGGTTTCACCCCGCAAGCCACATGAAAGATGGTGCTGGTGCTGTAGTTACGGGTGCTGCTGATGTACGCGACCAGTATAATGCCGCTCTTGCGGGAACTTTGCAAGGTGGTTACTATGACTGCGGTGACCATTTGAAGGAATCCCAGACTCAGATGTATGCCTTTATGGTTGCCGCCGTTCTTGCTGCTACCAATGCTGATGCCGACGAAGACCACTATGCCTTTAACCACGGTGAAACGGTGAATAAGGACGGTGTCCCGGATATGATGCGCGAAGCAAAGCATGGCGCTGATTATGTGTTGCGTGCCTATGTCCGTGCCAAGGGTGTGATTGACGATATGGCTCTTTCTGTGGGTAACTTCGGTTCTGACCACGGTTGGTGGGGCCGTCCTGAAAATAGCGACTTGCTTCCTGTTGATGGTTCTGCTGCAGCGACGGACCGTGGTGGTCCTATGTCTCGTACCGTGCGCCTTGGCGAAATCGGTGCAAATATCGGTGGTGAAACGGCGGCGGGCCTTGCCCTTGTGGGTAAGCTTTATTCCGATTATAAGGATCCTAAGTATGAGGCTTTTGCTGACAGCTGTTTGAAGGTTGCAAAGGAAATGTATGAATTTGCAAAATCGATGGCTCAGGGCAAGACCTATAAGAATAATACCGAAGCTGCCGGCTGGTCTTCTCCGGCCTACAACGGCAACAACGAATATTTCGATGATTTGGCACTCGCCTCTGTTGCCCTTTGGTATGCCACAGGTGATTCGAAGTATGGTGACGACGCTATCCGTTCCAAAACGCTTGGCACGACGGTTCCGCAGTCGTTCATGGAAAACTGCGTGGGTTGCTTCGACGGTGGTTGGTTCGTGACAGATAACAAGGGCTTCCTTAAGAATGTCAAGAATACCAGCTGGGCAAATGCCTACGCCTATGCGACCTATGCTCTTTATAAGTTGATTCTTGCTGACGAAAACAAGGCCATTAATGAATTTGGCTTGACAAAGGAAGAACGCCTGAATGCCATCGAAGACTGTATCATGAGCATGATCCACAACCTGGCTGACGTGAGCGCCGGTACGGCGACGATTGTTTTGCCTCGCAAGGATCCTTCTAACTACATGATCCAGGATATCGGCTGGAAGGGTAACGAAGTCAAGTATGACCCGATTTGGTTCTCGATGCAGACGGACCAGACCTGGATTTACAACCGTTATCAGGCCGGTAACATCTTTGAAGTTTTGGCATATGCCGACGTCGCCAAGGATATTGAAAAACAGAATTTGGCTCTCCCGAACTTGGGCACCCCCGACTGGAAATCCGATGAAATGCACCAGCTGGGTATTAATCAGTTGAACTACTTGCTCGGTGTGAACCCGTGGGATGTGTCCTACATTTTGGGCGTTGGCGACAAGAACGATGCTCACCCGCACCATCGTGCCGCTAACCCCGAAGGCAAGAACCAGCCGGGTGCCGGTTACAAGTACCGCCCGCCTGTTGGCGCCCTTTATGGTGGCGTGACTCCGGGGGCTACAAACTCCATGGTTCCCGACAACAAGAGCTGGGAAGACTACCATAAGTCTGAAACTTGTATCGATGCTGCGGCTACTCTTGTGAGCTCTGGTATGCTTGCTGCCGCCAAGTTCGATCGCACGATTGCCCCGGGCGTGAGCGTGGAAATCCGTCACGTGAGCATGGACTCTGCCATTGTGGTGGTCAAACTTTCGACTCGTGGTACGGCAAGCCTTTACTACGGTATCGACGAAGCTTCGATGACCGAAACTGCCGTTCCGGACGACAATGCGGCCGGCGTGCAGCACGAAATTATCTTGCGTGGCTTGCAGCCCGGTACTGCCTACCATTTCTACGCCGTGGGCCAAAATGCCTATGTGCCGGAAAACCTGACCATCAAGTACATGGTGGATTCTACCAAGACTCCGTTCAGCTTTACCACTCTCAATACGGTGGAAAGCGCCCAGATTACGAATGTGACTGTCTGTAATATGTTTGGAGACAGTGCCGAAATCATGTGGTACACTCCGAATGGCGAATACGAATCCAAGATTTATTGGGATACAGTCCCGCATGCTACCGCTTCTGAATACGCCTTTAATAGTGGGGCAAGCAATGCCGACGTGTCGGGCATTCCGACCAAGTTCCACTACGTAAAGATTGGCGGCCTTAAAGAAAAGACGACATACTACTACATGGTCGAAAGTAACGGTCAGTTCACCAATGTTGACGAAAAGACGGGAGAAATGCTCAAGTTTACGACTCCGGTGGGTTGGTACGACTTTAGTGTCCGTGCTTATCAGTATGACTTCGGTGGCACTGAATTCCTGAACCTGAACATCTATAACAACGAGGCGCGTCCATTCGATAGTTTGACGCTTCGAATGTACTTTACGGCTCTCCCCGAAGAAGTTGAAAAATGCGCCACCTTGATTGACTCCGATATTTGCCAGGCCTACGATGAAGCTGGCTTCAACAAACCCTGCGAAAATGACCGCGAACTCCGCGACTTGATGCGTGCTGCATTGCCTGTGCGTTTGGATGACACTTACGATGCAACAACAGGAAAGTATTCCTATTACTTCCCGGTTCCTTTGGGATCGTCTATTATCAAGTCCCAGTCACGCTTGCGTGTTGACTTGACCTATTCTTCGGGTATTTCTAATGACAATTACCAGACTTGCGAAACGTTGCGTTCTGCAGCTAAGAAGCACATGGACAAGAAGACCGACTGGTCCTGGGCTCCGCATAAGTTCCTGGACGATGGTGCCGATTACGATGGTATGCCGTATGAAGACAAGGACTATGGCGATATCGATGGTGAAATTCCTGTCAATCCTTATATTGTGGTTTATCGTAAAGATGAATTCATTTGGGGTTATAGCCCCTCGGCGCAGGAAATGTCGACCAAGCGTGCCCATTACAAGATGGATGTGAACTTTGATGCTCCGTTCAATGTGTCTAACAATTCTTACGTGCAGATTGACCAGACCAGCAGTACGGTGTACGTAAAGGGTTATGCTCAGGTTTCTGAACAGGGCTACATTACCCGCATTTGGGCGAATGGTCAGGAAATCAAGACGGTTATCGATCGAATCGGTGACGAAATCTTCTTGCTGGATTATGAAAACCACGAAATCATCGCTCACTACAACGTGACGAGTGGCAACGGCACCATTGACTCGACCGGTCTCTGGACGCTCAATATCCCGGTGAAGATGAAGATTGGTAGCAACAAGATTGACTTGACGCTTTTCGCCGGTGCTAACCCCGAATGTGAAGAATGTGCCGAAAACGGTGGTTGCGCATTCATTAACCGTACCTACTATGTGCAGTTCACTCGCGGCAACCTCACGGCCTCTAGCCTTACCATTAAGGACGAAGCTGGCAACCCGGTGGCATCTCCGGCCGATCCGTCGAATACCCGCTTCTATGTTTACCTGAACGACAAGGATAAGGCTGGTACTTCTGCCCCGATCGAAGTCTTGGTAATCAACAACAAGAAGAGCGATACCTTGAAGGTCAAGATGGTGGAAGACGCTTCTAATCCGGGTAGCTTCAAGAGCGCGAACGCCATTACGGCAACCTCCATTGCTCCGGAAGCAAGAAATAACACCCAGATTTCGTTCTTCGCCGGTGACACGATCCAGGTGATTTACATTGACCCCGATGACGAAGAAGACGTTTCTAAGCAGAGCTTCTTTGCCGAATCCAAGTACCCCGAACCCACGAAGGTCTTGGCTCAGGATAGCGACTGCGACAACATTGCCGACAAGCTGGTGGTGACATTCAGCAATGCACTGACAAGCGACTACAGCTTCGACAGCATTCGCGTGTACCTGCCCGGCATGGCCGATACGGTGACGCTTAAGGTGGATCCCGCCTCGGCACTGGACCAGAGCGACGTGGTGGTGGATTTGCCTGCAACGCTCGGTATCGAAGAAAATGCCGCTCCTGCGGGCATGTCTACGGTGTACATGAAGGCCGAAGGCGCTACCAACGCAAGTCGCATGGCAATTTCCGATGGCATTCTGCCGCAGCTAATGAGCGTGACGATTCTTGAAAATCCGAATCGCGAATATCCGGAAGATACCGTGATGATCGCCTTTACCGAACCGGTGATTCTCAATTCCGCAAGCACTTGGCCGTTGGATATTGTCGGCGTCACCGGTGCCGCCATTAGCGTGGTGGGCAAGGCGACTACGACTAACGACGGCAAGAGCTGGATGTTTGCCATTACCGGCAACACCGATGGCGCTTTCGTGAAGGAAGGTGCTACGGTCATGGTGAAGGGCAACCAGGTGGCCGACAAGGCCTTGAACGTGCTTGACCCGACTCTGATTTGTAAGACGGTCAAGGTGGCGGAAACCCCGAGGCCGGTACCTGTTACTCTTGCCGAAATGCGTGACCACGAAGGCGACGGCTACCCCGACGAACTCTACATGAAGTTTGCCAAGAAGCTCCGCGACAAGGACATGCTCGACAGCTTTGTGGTGGAATGGGGCCTGAAGGGCGAAGTCCGCAGCATGTTGCCCGAATGGGAACATACGTTTGAATATGGTACCCACGAAGAAACCAAGATGGCTGCCGATTCGTCTCTTGCGACTGTGACGATTGCCGATACGTTCTCGGTGATTACCATTAAGCTGACTCCTGCAAATACGTTTGCCTACGGTTCGACCACCGGTGCTTACGACGGTTACGGCCGCGTGACTCCGCGCCTTGGCCCCGAAGGTGGCTTCTTTGACAAGTATTACCCGATTGTGGACAAGTGCCCGCCGGTGATTTTGACCGCGGTGTGGCAGGGCTTCGATGTGGGCGACGATTCTTACGGTTCTCAGGACTACGTGACCCTTACGCTGTCTGAACCGCTCGATACTGTGCCTACCGGCGCCTATGTGGTGGAACGCAAGCGCGAAGCCAATGCAGGCGTGTTCTTTAGCCCCAAGCAGAACCCCAGTCTTTCGCTGACTTACATGACGCACTCCACTTCGGCAAAGCTTGGCTACAAGCACAAGTATAACGAAGCCATTTGGATTGCGGACTCCGTGCGCCTGGTTTCTGATCCGGAAGCAAGCTACTTCAAGGATCTGTTTGGCCAGTACGCCGGCTACGCTACTCCGTGGGTGCCTGTGACCGGTTCTGTGTCCAAGATCAAGTTCACCATTACGACTGTGGATGGCGTGACCAAGTCCAGGAACGCAAACGCTATGTACTATGGCGGCGTCCCGATGGATCCGAATGTGAACTTCCGCTTGACGACCTTGAACAAGAGCAACGAAACGGTTGTGGTGGCCGAAGGCAACAGCAAGTTGCATGATGTCATTAGTTCGCCGATTCGTAACTACGTTCATGGCGGCCCGGTCTTTATGGTCGAAATCGCATTGCCCGATGTGTTGGACAAGACGGAACTCGGCGAAGCCAAACGCGATTACGATGTCAAGCTTGAAATGGACATCTTCAACAACATGGGCTCTTATGTGAACAGGGCGACATACTCCTTCAAGTCGTCGCAGCTCCAAGAATACATCTCGGCAAGCAGCACTTTGACCCTTTACCTGGAATGGTGCGCTCCGGAAGATTATCCGAAGAGTGCCGA